Below is a window of Bacillus solimangrovi DNA.
ATATTTCATAGGTATCAATTATCAAATTGGCTCAATGTTTACTTCAATAGGTTCTGGGAGGATTCAATTTAAAGTAAAGTAGTGAACAGAGTGTGAAAATTAAAGCTAGCATTAGAAGAAATGCAAATAAAAAACAACGCAGAAATTCACAACTATTGTTGTAAGCTTCTGCGTTGTTTGAGATTAGTTAATTCGTGCTATTATTGAATCCCTCTATTGTAATGGCAGGATTTTGATAAGTGATTTGTTCGTCATTCATTGATGGTAATTCACTAAGAATTCGTTCTCTCTTTTCACTTTTAATTTCTACTAATTCTTCAGCTTTTTTATCATGTAGAAAAACAAACAAGTCTTCCTCTTTTACATCGGTTTCATAATTGGATTCATCATCACTATCCGTAATTTTATAATTGATACCTATGAAATATTGTTGATCTTCAAAGGTTAATTCTTTTACTGAGAGCTTGTATCCTAATTCTGTTTGTAAAATACGCTCTTGTTCATTCAATTTAGAGAATGATCCTTGTCCATAAATAATTCTTATCGGATTACCTGACTCTAATCTAACTTCATAAGTCCATAGGTTACTAGAGAAAGGATTACTACTTGCTGGTTTAAGGTAAACATCAACATCAGGATATTGTTCAGACAATTGTTGTTGAATGGTAGATTCTGAATATCCTTTAAAACCAACATAGGAACCGAAAAGAGCAACACCTATTGCAATAATTGATAACGTCCATTTTCGTTTTGTATTGTTTCGTCCAAGAATGATGAGTGCTAACAAACTAATGAATAAAACAATAAGGAAACCATCAGTTCCGTTCAATAAATTTAAACCGATATTCTTTTCACTCATGATTGGGAATAATATTGGTAATCCATTATCTAAGAAATCCATAGATAAATGACCAATTAATAAAGAAAAGAACATAATCATCCAACGCGTCTGTAGGTTTAATTCAGGTAGGAAGCGACGAATGATAATAGCCATTCCTAAACTGAAACTAGGTGCGATGAAAATAGAATGACTTAAAGAATACAAAACACTTGAAATAATACCAAGTGGAGTAGCAGCACCTAAAATAGCATAAAGAATCGAGTCTGCAACTTGGAAAGCTAATGTCAAATCAGGAGAAATTCCTGCTACAAAACCGATTAGTAGTAAGAGCCATAAATGGTTTTGTGATACTTTTTTTCGACCGATCACATAGGCAACGAGTGCTCCCAGTCCACCGTGATAACCAAGTTCACCTATCATCGTTATAAAAAAATTCATTTCATTATGACTCCTTTCCTAATGATTGTGGTTTTTCTGTTTCATAAATGAGTTCATTTTCATTTGAGAATCCTTTGACGATGACTGGTTCATTCACTCTCTCGATAGAATAAAAGAATGTATAACCGTTATGTTGAATGAAGCTTAAACTATCAGTATTAACGTTTACTGAAATTTTTTCTTCTGAATCATTCAGTGATAGCTTTTCAATTTGCTCATTTGAGATCATACCGAAGAGAATGTTACCCTCGATAGGAAACAATGTAATCCCTTCATTTGTATCAGGTAAGAAGTAAGTTGTTGTTTCTTCACCATTTACTGATTCAATTTCTGTACTTCCATCTGTTTTCTCTATTAGATTTATTTGGGTATCTTCACCAAAACCAATAGAATTAATAGAAGAATAGTTGTTATCGTTATCAGCATTTGCATAACTTTGTATGACAATAATAGAAGTATATACGAGTGAAAAGACTAATAATAAGAGTGAGCCAACTATTAAAGTTCGCATAGTTGGTGATAATTTTGGATTTTGTGTTTCAGCCACAGGGAATAACCTCCTTAGAAGAATTGTTACTTTTGTACAAAGTTGTTATGTTAAGTATTTGTTCGATTATTGCTACTCTAGGATAACGTTCATTTCTTAACATTTTTCTTATATAATTATGAAGAATTTCTTAAGAAAGTTAGTTCGTAATGACGGTCTAAAAATGATAACTACTTTACTTAAAAGTTTGAACAGTAATTTGACATATTTATCACAATGGATAAGCTGA
It encodes the following:
- a CDS encoding metal-dependent hydrolase translates to MNFFITMIGELGYHGGLGALVAYVIGRKKVSQNHLWLLLLIGFVAGISPDLTLAFQVADSILYAILGAATPLGIISSVLYSLSHSIFIAPSFSLGMAIIIRRFLPELNLQTRWMIMFFSLLIGHLSMDFLDNGLPILFPIMSEKNIGLNLLNGTDGFLIVLFISLLALIILGRNNTKRKWTLSIIAIGVALFGSYVGFKGYSESTIQQQLSEQYPDVDVYLKPASSNPFSSNLWTYEVRLESGNPIRIIYGQGSFSKLNEQERILQTELGYKLSVKELTFEDQQYFIGINYKITDSDDESNYETDVKEEDLFVFLHDKKAEELVEIKSEKRERILSELPSMNDEQITYQNPAITIEGFNNSTN